DNA sequence from the Bacillales bacterium genome:
TTGCGGTGGACGGAATGATGGAAACTGTCAGACAAGTTTGTTCCTTGGGAGCGGTGAATCATTGCCGCCAATTTAGAAAGCTTGTTTAGGAACCGATGGATCGCAACCGGATTCGACATCACAGACGAATAACGGCTGAAGGGAAGTGCACGCTGATGCAAAAAGCGAATGTCGTTCAGGCGCTGATCTTTGATGACACCGGAGAAAAAATCTTGCTTGTGATGAACAAAAATGGTGGAGAGCCTTATTGGAGCTTGCCCGGAGGGCTGGTGGAGGACGACGAAACGTTGACGAAAGCGCTCATGCGAGAGGTGAAAGAGGAGACGGGTTATTCGATCATCGTCAAGAACCTTCATTCTGTCCGAGAAGTTTTGATTGAAAAGAAGCAGGAACATGCGCTCATTTTCATGTTTGAAGCGAAGGCGATTGCGGGGGAAGTTCGCGTCGAAGACCCGGACAACGATATCGTAAAAGCGGAGTGGACCGACCTTCAGTCCGTCAATCGACGATTGTCGTATTTACCGGAACCTGTTGCCGCGGCTAAACCGAAATATCGCTATCATTTTCAAAATATGTACGATTGTTGAAAGACCGATTTTACCAGAAAGAGGAAAATTTCATGATTGCGGAGGCGGTTCGCGAT
Encoded proteins:
- a CDS encoding NUDIX hydrolase, which produces MQKANVVQALIFDDTGEKILLVMNKNGGEPYWSLPGGLVEDDETLTKALMREVKEETGYSIIVKNLHSVREVLIEKKQEHALIFMFEAKAIAGEVRVEDPDNDIVKAEWTDLQSVNRRLSYLPEPVAAAKPKYRYHFQNMYDC